The following proteins come from a genomic window of Coffea arabica cultivar ET-39 chromosome 11c, Coffea Arabica ET-39 HiFi, whole genome shotgun sequence:
- the LOC140016786 gene encoding small ribosomal subunit protein uS4y, whose product MVHVSFYRNYGKTFKKPRRPYEKERLDAELRLVGEYGLRCKRELWRVQYALSRIRNAARNLLTLDEKDPRRVFEGEALLRRMNRYGLLDESQNKLDYVLALTVENFLERRLQTLVFKTGMAKSIHHARVLIRQRHIRVGRQVVNVPSFMVRVDSQKHIDFSLTSPFGGGRAGRVKRKNQKAAAKKAAGGDGDEEDEE is encoded by the exons ATGGTGCACGTCTCTTTTTACCGCAACT ATGGAAAGACATTTAAGAAGCCTCGTCGTCCCTATGAGAAGGAGCGGCTGGATGCTGAGTTGAGGCTTGTTGGAGAGTATGGGCTTAGATGCAAGAGGGAGCTTTGGAGGGTTCAGTATGCTTTGAGTCGCATCAGAAATGCAGCAAGAAATCTTTTGACTCTGGATGAGAAAGACCCACGTCGTGTCTTTGAGGGCGAAGCCCTTCTGAGGAGGATGAACAGGTATGGGCTGCTGGATGAGAGCCAGAATAAGCTCGATTATGTCTTGGCTCTTACTGTTGAGAACTTCCTTGAGCGCCGTCTTCAAACACTTGTGTTTAAGACTGGTATGGCAAAGTCAATCCACCATGCCAGAGTACTCATTAGGCAGAGGCATATCAG GGTCGGGAGGCAGGTTGTGAATGTGCCTTCCTTTATGGTCAGAGTGGACTCTCAGAAGCACATTGATTTCTCACTCACAAGTCCTTTTGGTGGTGGACGTGCTGGTAGAGTAAAGAGAAAGAACCAGAAGGCAGCTGCAAAGAAGGCTGCTGGTGGCGATGGAgatgaagaggatgaagaatGA
- the LOC113717223 gene encoding uncharacterized protein, protein MAETTQPKRQREDDHYQCEEDAKRHKSYNQILSILEEEEVEPNQDLLDIFQSLQQELSSASFSVDPLQVSASAADVDHRSGFSGESESGSPSSKEDDEEDDGVRMMRHLLEASDDELGLPNRSESGEEEIKSGENALFLGDGLWEFEDDAANYYTLLQSELFM, encoded by the coding sequence ATGGCTGAAACTACTCAGCCTAAACGCCAAAGAGAAGACGACCATTATCAATGTGAGGAGGATGCAAAGCGGCATAAGTCATACAATCAAATCCTTTCTAttcttgaagaagaagaagttgaGCCTAACCAAGACTTGCTGGATATTTTTCAAAGTCTTCAGCAAGAACTCTCCTCCGCTTCATTCTCCGTGGACCCTTTACAGGTTTCTGCCTCGGCGGCGGACGTTGACCACCGGAGCGGTTTTTCCGGCGAGTCGGAGTCCGGCAGCCCGAGCTCAAAAgaggatgatgaagaagatgatggagTAAGAATGATGAGACATCTTCTGGAAGCTTCTGATGATGAGCTTGGACTTCCCAATAGATCGGAGAGCGGTGAAGAGGAGATTAAGAGTGGGGAAAACGCTTTGTTTTTGGGTGACGGGCTGTGGGAGTTTGAGGATGATGCTGCAAACTACTATACTTTGCTGCAGTCTGAACTTTTCATGTAG